A genome region from Staphylococcus capitis subsp. capitis includes the following:
- the alaS gene encoding alanine--tRNA ligase, translating to MKNLKASEIRQKYLDFFVEKGHMIEPSAPLVPIDDDSLLWINSGVATLKKYFDGRETPRKPRIVNSQKAIRTNDIENVGFTARHHTFFEMLGNFSIGDYFKQEAIEFAWEFLTSEKWMGMEPEKLYVTIHPEDTGAYKIWNEDIGLDETRIIRIEGNFWDIGEGPSGPNTEIFYDRGDEYGQNDPAEEMYPGGENERYLEVWNLVFSEFNHNKDNTYTPLPNKNIDTGMGLERMASISQNVRTNYETDLFMPIINEVENVSGKKYLEVEEQDVAFKVIADHIRTIAFAIADGALPANEGRGYVLRRLLRRAVRFSQSLGINEPFMYKLVDIVAEIMEPYYPNVKEKADFIKRVIKSEEERFHETLEEGLSILNQLIEKAKKDNHEIKGEDAFKLYDTYGFPVELTEELATQEGLSVDMTTFENEMQQQRDRARQARQSSQSMQIQSEVLKNITDDSTFVGYETTDYQSIITHLIYNGEEVESVEAGETVYFTLKATPFYAVSGGQVADEGTIGNDKFEIAVSEVTKAPNGQNLHKGIVQYGQATVGAEVDASVNKEDRRAIQKNHSATHLLHAALKEVLGYHVNQAGSLVEADRLRFDFSHFGPMTQEELDQVERRVNEEIWRGIDVRIQEMGIDEAKSMGAMALFGEKYSDIVRVVNMAPFSIELCGGIHVSNTAEIGLFKIVSESGTGAGVRRIEALTGKSAFLYLEDIQSKFNTIKNHVKVKSDEQVVGKVTQLQEEEKSLLKQLEQRNKEITSLKMGNVEDQVEVINDLKVLATEVEVPNAKAIRSTMDDFKSKLQDTIIVLASNVDGKVSIIATVPKSLTDQVKAGDIIKNMAPIVGGKGGGRPDMAQGGGTQPENITEALHFLKDYIKNL from the coding sequence ATGAAAAATTTAAAAGCTAGTGAAATTAGACAAAAATATTTAGATTTCTTCGTTGAAAAAGGTCATATGATTGAACCTTCTGCACCACTTGTACCTATTGATGATGATTCATTACTATGGATTAACTCAGGTGTAGCAACACTAAAAAAATACTTTGATGGTCGCGAGACGCCAAGAAAGCCAAGAATTGTAAACTCACAAAAAGCCATTCGTACTAATGATATTGAAAATGTTGGCTTTACAGCGAGACATCATACATTTTTTGAAATGCTTGGAAATTTCTCAATTGGAGATTATTTTAAACAAGAAGCAATTGAATTCGCTTGGGAATTCCTAACTAGTGAGAAATGGATGGGTATGGAACCAGAAAAATTATATGTAACAATTCATCCGGAAGATACGGGTGCTTATAAAATTTGGAATGAAGATATTGGTTTAGATGAAACTCGTATTATTCGAATCGAAGGTAACTTCTGGGATATTGGCGAAGGGCCATCGGGACCTAATACAGAAATTTTCTATGATCGTGGTGACGAATATGGTCAGAATGATCCTGCTGAAGAAATGTACCCTGGCGGAGAAAATGAAAGATATTTAGAAGTATGGAATTTAGTATTTAGTGAATTTAATCATAATAAAGACAATACGTATACACCACTTCCTAATAAAAATATTGATACTGGCATGGGATTAGAGCGTATGGCTTCAATCTCACAAAATGTCAGAACAAATTATGAAACAGATTTATTTATGCCTATTATAAATGAAGTTGAAAATGTTTCAGGAAAGAAATATTTAGAAGTTGAAGAACAAGACGTAGCATTTAAAGTTATTGCAGATCATATTAGAACCATTGCGTTTGCTATTGCTGATGGTGCATTACCTGCAAATGAAGGGCGCGGATATGTCCTACGTCGTTTATTACGTCGTGCAGTTAGATTTAGCCAATCACTAGGTATTAATGAACCGTTTATGTATAAACTTGTGGATATTGTTGCTGAAATTATGGAACCATATTATCCAAATGTTAAAGAAAAAGCCGATTTTATTAAACGAGTGATTAAGTCAGAAGAAGAACGATTCCATGAGACACTCGAGGAAGGCTTATCAATTCTAAATCAGTTAATTGAAAAAGCTAAAAAAGACAATCATGAAATTAAAGGGGAAGATGCATTTAAACTATATGATACTTATGGTTTCCCTGTAGAATTAACCGAAGAATTAGCAACTCAAGAAGGTTTATCAGTTGATATGACTACTTTTGAAAATGAAATGCAACAGCAAAGAGACCGTGCTAGACAAGCACGTCAAAGCTCTCAATCTATGCAAATACAAAGTGAAGTGCTAAAAAATATTACTGATGATAGTACATTTGTTGGATATGAAACAACTGATTACCAATCTATAATCACGCATTTAATATACAATGGTGAAGAAGTCGAGTCAGTGGAAGCTGGAGAGACTGTTTATTTCACACTAAAAGCTACGCCATTTTATGCTGTCAGTGGTGGTCAAGTAGCAGACGAAGGTACAATTGGAAATGATAAATTTGAAATTGCAGTATCTGAAGTGACGAAAGCACCAAATGGTCAGAATCTACACAAAGGTATTGTGCAATATGGACAAGCTACAGTTGGAGCAGAAGTGGATGCTAGTGTTAATAAAGAAGACCGTCGTGCAATTCAAAAGAATCATAGTGCTACGCATTTATTACATGCTGCTTTAAAAGAAGTATTAGGTTATCACGTAAACCAAGCAGGTTCATTAGTAGAAGCAGATCGATTACGTTTTGACTTCTCGCACTTCGGCCCAATGACGCAAGAAGAATTAGATCAAGTTGAACGAAGAGTGAATGAAGAAATATGGAGAGGCATTGATGTTCGTATTCAAGAAATGGGTATAGATGAAGCCAAATCTATGGGGGCAATGGCTCTCTTCGGTGAAAAATATAGTGATATTGTTCGAGTAGTAAATATGGCTCCATTTTCTATCGAATTATGTGGTGGTATTCATGTAAGTAATACTGCAGAAATTGGTTTATTTAAAATTGTAAGTGAATCTGGTACTGGTGCAGGAGTTAGACGTATCGAAGCGTTAACAGGAAAATCTGCTTTTCTTTATCTCGAAGATATTCAGTCTAAATTTAATACCATTAAAAATCATGTTAAAGTCAAATCAGATGAACAAGTAGTTGGTAAAGTAACTCAGTTACAAGAAGAAGAAAAATCATTACTTAAACAATTAGAACAACGTAACAAAGAAATCACCTCTCTTAAAATGGGAAATGTTGAAGACCAAGTTGAAGTTATCAATGACTTGAAAGTATTAGCAACTGAAGTAGAAGTTCCAAACGCTAAAGCGATACGCTCAACGATGGATGATTTTAAATCTAAGTTACAAGACACGATTATTGTGTTAGCAAGTAATGTTGATGGTAAAGTTTCCATAATAGCTACTGTTCCTAAATCACTTACAGATCAAGTTAAAGCAGGAGACATTATAAAAAACATGGCACCTATCGTAGGTGGTAAAGGCGGTGGTCGTCCAGATATGGCTCAAGGTGGCGGCACACAACCTGAAAACATAACAGAAGCATTACACTTCCTTAAAGATTACATTAAAAATCTATAA
- a CDS encoding IreB family regulatory phosphoprotein has protein sequence MENFDKTMKFDYEEIPKEDVKSVLNNVHRTLEERGYNAVNQIIGYLLSGDPAYIPRQNEARNQIRHIDRDVIMEELVSYYLKESDH, from the coding sequence ATGGAAAACTTTGATAAAACGATGAAATTTGACTATGAAGAGATTCCAAAAGAAGATGTCAAATCAGTACTTAACAATGTGCACCGTACATTAGAAGAAAGAGGATATAACGCAGTAAATCAAATTATAGGTTATTTACTCTCTGGTGATCCTGCCTATATTCCTCGCCAAAATGAAGCAAGAAATCAAATTCGTCATATTGATAGAGATGTGATTATGGAAGAACTTGTTTCTTATTATTTAAAAGAGTCTGACCATTAA
- the ruvX gene encoding Holliday junction resolvase RuvX, with amino-acid sequence MLQHKIIGLDVGSKTVGIAISDLMGWTAQGLDTLRINEEQNELGIEELVDIIKKNQVGTVVIGLPKNMNNSIGFRGEASLQYKEKLQEALPSIEIIMWDERLSTMAAERSLLEADVSRQKRKKVIDKMAAVFILQGYLDSIQ; translated from the coding sequence ATGTTACAACATAAAATTATAGGTTTAGACGTAGGAAGCAAAACTGTTGGCATTGCTATAAGTGACCTAATGGGATGGACTGCCCAAGGTTTAGACACACTCCGTATCAACGAAGAACAAAACGAATTAGGCATAGAAGAATTAGTCGATATTATTAAAAAAAATCAAGTCGGTACTGTAGTTATAGGGTTACCTAAAAATATGAACAATTCTATTGGATTTCGAGGAGAGGCTTCGTTACAATACAAAGAGAAACTTCAAGAAGCCTTGCCTTCCATAGAAATTATAATGTGGGATGAACGATTAAGTACGATGGCTGCTGAACGTTCATTACTAGAAGCAGATGTTTCTAGGCAAAAGAGAAAGAAAGTTATAGATAAAATGGCAGCTGTGTTTATATTACAAGGCTATTTAGACTCTATCCAATAA
- a CDS encoding DUF1292 domain-containing protein, with translation MTEHNHEQNHESDLSINNEEELLTLFDEDGNEVLYRKMLEFYHPEFKKEYVVLAEEGAQSDEDDMIELVPMINEPDESGDGGKLVPIETDEEWDMIEEVVNTEINE, from the coding sequence ATGACAGAACATAACCACGAACAAAATCATGAATCAGATTTAAGCATTAATAACGAAGAAGAATTATTAACTTTATTCGATGAAGACGGCAATGAAGTTTTATATCGTAAAATGTTAGAATTTTACCATCCTGAATTCAAAAAGGAATATGTTGTATTAGCCGAAGAAGGTGCTCAATCTGATGAAGATGATATGATTGAACTCGTACCTATGATTAATGAACCTGATGAATCTGGAGATGGTGGTAAATTAGTACCTATCGAAACAGATGAAGAATGGGATATGATTGAAGAGGTTGTAAATACTGAGATTAATGAATAG
- a CDS encoding O-methyltransferase codes for MDLNQNYLTQLHQKLDTNIENLRPYAEDNQVPIVDKLALDMIKQLIRMNHTKNILEIGTAIGYSSMQFSSVANDIHVTTIERNEDMIALARNYFHQYGYNEQIRLIEGNALETYQQVNDREYDMIFIDAAKAQSKKFFELYTPLLRKGGIVVTDNVLYHGFVSNINIVRSRNVRQMVKKVQQYNQWLMEQSGYTTNFLNIDDGLAISIKGE; via the coding sequence ATGGATTTGAACCAAAACTATTTAACTCAATTACATCAAAAGTTAGATACTAACATAGAGAATTTAAGACCTTATGCAGAAGACAATCAAGTTCCTATTGTAGATAAATTAGCTTTAGATATGATTAAACAATTAATAAGAATGAATCATACCAAAAACATTCTAGAAATTGGTACTGCTATTGGCTATAGTTCAATGCAATTTTCTTCAGTAGCAAATGATATACATGTAACTACCATTGAACGTAATGAAGATATGATTGCTTTGGCGCGAAATTATTTTCATCAATATGGTTACAATGAACAAATAAGATTGATTGAAGGTAATGCGCTAGAAACATACCAACAAGTCAATGATAGAGAATATGATATGATATTTATCGATGCAGCCAAAGCCCAATCCAAAAAGTTCTTTGAGTTATATACGCCTCTTTTAAGAAAAGGTGGGATTGTAGTAACTGACAATGTCTTATACCACGGTTTTGTATCGAATATAAACATTGTGAGATCTAGAAATGTTCGTCAAATGGTTAAAAAGGTACAACAATATAACCAGTGGTTAATGGAGCAATCAGGGTATACAACTAACTTTTTAAATATAGATGATGGTTTAGCAATATCAATTAAAGGAGAATGA
- a CDS encoding peptidase U32 family protein: protein MVELLVTPKSITHMETLIEKGADAFVIGEQKFGLRLPGEFNREMMKEAVEIAHRNNKKVYAAVNGLFHNYHLDALEDYIHFLHQIQVDRIIFGDPAVVMFVKKQSNPIPLHWDAGALVTNYFQCNYWGKKGASRAVLAKELSLEEMINIKKNANVEIEVQVHGMTCMFQSKRMLLGNYYTFQDRQMKIERNNAQQDLLLYDEERDNKYPVFEDYNGTHIMSPNDICLIEELEPFFEAGIDAFKIDGVLQSEDYINVVTEQYREAIDLYNEDPEAYDDEKFMLVDPIEEIQPEHRPFDEGFLYKQTVY from the coding sequence ATGGTTGAATTATTAGTTACTCCTAAGTCAATAACTCATATGGAAACACTAATAGAAAAAGGTGCAGATGCATTTGTTATTGGTGAACAAAAATTTGGTTTAAGACTTCCAGGAGAATTTAATCGTGAAATGATGAAAGAAGCTGTTGAAATAGCACATAGAAACAATAAAAAAGTTTATGCTGCGGTCAATGGTTTGTTTCATAATTATCATTTAGATGCTTTAGAAGATTACATACATTTTTTACATCAAATTCAAGTGGATCGAATTATTTTCGGTGATCCAGCAGTAGTAATGTTTGTTAAAAAACAATCAAATCCTATCCCTTTACATTGGGATGCTGGAGCATTAGTAACAAATTATTTCCAATGTAATTATTGGGGGAAAAAGGGTGCATCAAGAGCTGTTTTAGCTAAAGAGCTTAGCTTAGAAGAGATGATTAATATTAAAAAGAATGCTAATGTTGAAATCGAAGTCCAAGTACATGGAATGACATGCATGTTTCAATCGAAACGAATGTTGTTAGGTAATTACTATACATTCCAAGACAGACAAATGAAGATTGAGCGCAATAATGCACAACAAGATTTACTTTTATATGATGAAGAACGCGATAACAAATATCCAGTTTTTGAAGATTATAATGGAACGCATATTATGTCTCCGAATGATATTTGTTTAATCGAGGAATTAGAACCATTTTTTGAAGCGGGAATTGACGCATTCAAAATCGATGGCGTTCTACAATCAGAAGACTATATCAATGTAGTAACAGAGCAATATAGAGAAGCAATTGACTTATATAATGAAGACCCTGAAGCATATGATGATGAAAAATTCATGTTAGTCGATCCTATAGAGGAAATTCAACCTGAACATCGTCCATTCGATGAAGGTTTCTTATATAAACAAACGGTTTACTAA
- a CDS encoding U32 family peptidase, with amino-acid sequence MKTLEEVQSSSKPKMKKPELLAPAGNLEKLKIAVHYGADAVFLGGQEYGLRSNADNFTMDEIAEGVEFANRYGAKIYVTTNIIAHDENMDGLEEYLRQLDKTGATGIIVADPLIIETCKEVAPRLEIHLSTQQSLSNYKAVEFWKEEGLDRVVLARETGAMEMKEMKEKVDIEIEAFIHGAMCIAYSGRCTLSNHMTARDSNRGGCCQSCRWDYDLLQVDNDGELDLFYENGDVTPFAMSPKDLKLIESIPQMMELGIDSLKIEGRMKSIHYIATVVSVYRKVIDAYAMDPENFKIKPEWLKELDKCANRDTAPAFFQGTPGYEEQMFGEEQSKKSAYDFCGLVLDYDEQTQLATIQQRNHFKPGQEIEFFGPEIDSFRQIVDAIYDEEGNSLDAARHPLQIVQIKVDKPIYANNMMRKEIG; translated from the coding sequence ATGAAAACTCTAGAAGAAGTTCAATCAAGTTCGAAACCAAAAATGAAAAAGCCAGAATTACTTGCTCCAGCAGGAAATTTAGAGAAACTTAAAATAGCTGTACATTATGGTGCTGATGCAGTATTTTTAGGTGGTCAAGAGTATGGTTTACGTTCAAATGCAGATAATTTTACTATGGATGAAATTGCTGAAGGCGTAGAATTTGCAAATCGTTATGGTGCTAAAATCTACGTTACAACAAATATTATTGCACATGATGAAAATATGGATGGATTAGAGGAATATCTACGTCAGTTAGATAAAACAGGCGCAACTGGAATTATTGTAGCTGATCCATTAATCATAGAAACATGCAAAGAGGTCGCACCAAGACTTGAAATTCATTTATCTACTCAACAATCCCTTTCAAATTATAAAGCTGTTGAATTTTGGAAAGAAGAAGGTTTAGACCGTGTTGTGTTAGCACGTGAGACAGGCGCTATGGAAATGAAAGAAATGAAGGAAAAAGTTGATATTGAAATTGAAGCTTTTATTCATGGTGCAATGTGTATAGCATATTCAGGACGTTGTACATTAAGTAATCATATGACAGCTCGTGATTCAAACCGTGGAGGCTGTTGTCAAAGTTGCCGTTGGGACTATGATTTACTTCAAGTAGATAATGATGGAGAACTTGATTTATTTTATGAAAATGGAGATGTTACACCGTTTGCAATGAGTCCAAAAGATTTAAAATTAATTGAATCTATACCACAAATGATGGAATTAGGAATCGACTCTTTAAAAATTGAGGGTAGGATGAAATCTATTCATTATATTGCAACTGTTGTATCAGTTTATCGCAAAGTCATAGACGCTTATGCTATGGATCCTGAGAATTTTAAGATTAAACCTGAGTGGCTCAAAGAACTGGATAAATGCGCAAATCGGGATACAGCGCCAGCTTTCTTCCAAGGGACACCTGGATATGAAGAGCAAATGTTTGGAGAAGAACAATCTAAGAAATCAGCTTACGATTTTTGCGGACTAGTACTCGACTATGATGAACAAACGCAACTTGCTACCATACAACAGCGAAACCATTTCAAACCAGGACAAGAAATTGAATTCTTTGGTCCTGAAATTGATAGTTTCAGGCAAATTGTTGATGCTATTTATGATGAGGAAGGTAATAGTTTAGATGCCGCACGTCATCCATTGCAAATTGTTCAAATTAAAGTCGACAAACCTATTTATGCTAATAACATGATGAGAAAGGAAATCGGCTAA
- the udk gene encoding uridine kinase, producing the protein MNQTTIIGIAGGSGSGKTTVTNEIMKNLEGHSVALLAQDYYYKDQSHLTFEERLETNYDHPFAFDNDLLIQNLKDLRNGMAIEVPTYDYSKHTRSDETIAFEPKDVIIVEGIFALENKTLRDMMDVKIYVDTDADLRILRRLTRDTQERGRSMESVINQYLNVVRPMHEQFIEPTKKHADIIIPEGGSNKVAIDIMTTKIQSLVSKK; encoded by the coding sequence ATGAATCAAACGACAATTATTGGTATTGCTGGTGGCTCTGGTTCAGGTAAAACCACTGTTACTAATGAAATTATGAAGAATCTTGAAGGCCACAGTGTTGCACTTTTAGCTCAAGATTACTATTATAAAGACCAGTCTCATTTAACTTTTGAAGAAAGACTTGAGACAAATTATGATCATCCATTCGCATTCGATAATGATTTACTTATACAAAATCTTAAAGATTTAAGAAATGGTATGGCCATCGAAGTTCCTACTTATGATTATTCGAAACATACTCGTAGTGATGAAACGATTGCATTTGAACCAAAAGATGTTATTATCGTAGAAGGTATCTTTGCTTTAGAAAATAAAACTTTACGAGATATGATGGATGTAAAAATTTATGTGGATACAGATGCAGATTTAAGAATTTTACGTAGACTTACACGTGATACTCAAGAACGTGGACGTTCTATGGAGTCTGTAATTAATCAATATTTAAATGTAGTCAGACCAATGCATGAACAATTTATTGAACCAACAAAAAAACATGCAGATATTATCATACCTGAAGGTGGCAGTAATAAGGTCGCAATTGATATTATGACTACGAAGATTCAATCACTCGTTAGCAAAAAATAG
- the greA gene encoding transcription elongation factor GreA, with protein sequence MENQKQYPMTQEGYEQLEQELEELKTVKRPEVVEKIKVARSFGDLSENSEYDAAKDEQGFIEQDIQRIEHMIRNALIIEDNGDNNVVQIGKTVTFVELPGDEEESYQIVGSAEADAFKGKISNESPMANALIGKGLNDEVRVPLPNGGEMNVKIVDIK encoded by the coding sequence ATGGAAAACCAAAAACAATACCCAATGACTCAAGAAGGTTATGAACAACTTGAGCAAGAATTAGAAGAATTAAAAACGGTTAAAAGACCAGAAGTTGTTGAAAAAATTAAAGTAGCTCGTTCTTTTGGTGACTTATCAGAGAACTCTGAGTACGATGCAGCAAAAGATGAACAAGGATTTATCGAACAAGATATTCAACGTATTGAACATATGATTAGAAATGCGCTTATCATTGAAGATAATGGTGATAATAACGTTGTTCAAATTGGTAAAACAGTCACTTTTGTTGAATTACCAGGTGATGAAGAAGAAAGTTATCAAATAGTAGGTTCTGCTGAAGCTGACGCATTCAAAGGAAAAATTTCAAATGAATCTCCTATGGCAAATGCTTTAATAGGTAAAGGATTAAATGACGAAGTTCGTGTTCCTCTTCCTAACGGCGGAGAAATGAACGTTAAAATCGTTGATATCAAATAA
- the pxpB gene encoding 5-oxoprolinase subunit PxpB produces the protein METQIINEQTVMIYFDNEISESTYQLVQSTVQYIKKQNHSEITEIIPSYRAILIYFDNKRIEGNELLENLELNRLQNESDARTRNKRIIQIPVLYGEEYGPDLAEVAEHNHLTKEEVKQIHTRQPYLIYMLGFMPGFPYLGGVDERLHTPRRSEPRLKIEAGSVGIANNQTGLYPMDSPGGWQIIGRTPLKVFDLNRTPMTMYEAGDYIQFYEIDQHEYNNISEEIENGKFDIDKWVTNKDEY, from the coding sequence TTGGAAACTCAAATTATAAATGAACAAACTGTGATGATTTATTTTGATAATGAAATTAGTGAAAGCACTTACCAACTCGTTCAATCAACAGTACAATACATAAAGAAACAGAATCATTCAGAGATAACAGAAATCATTCCATCTTATAGAGCAATTCTAATATACTTCGATAATAAGAGGATAGAAGGAAATGAATTGTTAGAAAATTTAGAACTTAACCGCTTACAAAACGAGTCAGATGCTAGAACTCGAAATAAGCGTATTATTCAAATTCCTGTTTTATATGGTGAGGAATATGGACCTGACTTGGCTGAAGTTGCAGAACATAATCATTTAACTAAAGAAGAAGTCAAACAGATTCACACTCGTCAGCCATACCTTATTTATATGTTAGGCTTTATGCCAGGATTTCCTTATTTAGGGGGGGTTGACGAACGTTTACATACACCAAGACGTTCTGAGCCAAGACTTAAGATTGAGGCTGGTTCTGTTGGAATAGCCAATAATCAAACGGGATTATATCCAATGGACTCTCCAGGAGGGTGGCAAATTATTGGTCGTACACCTCTTAAGGTTTTTGATCTCAATCGAACTCCGATGACAATGTATGAAGCTGGAGATTATATTCAGTTTTATGAGATTGATCAACATGAATATAACAATATATCTGAGGAAATTGAAAATGGAAAATTTGATATAGATAAGTGGGTGACAAATAAAGATGAGTATTAA
- a CDS encoding biotin-dependent carboxyltransferase family protein: MSIKILQPGLFSTIQDEGRIGYQDLGFSGAGALDFYSFKMAQKLIGNDGPAIEYTVIGPKVQFLKENTFAFIGGTSNAKLNGNSIDSQVVYKVQTNDVLEIGQVTEGARGYLVFGHPLKIERIAESYSTHTRSGLGGFEGRALKKHDIIPTQSNASYNENLGKATYYIPLVEDNTIHVIKGPQFSLFSEEAVDTFINSEFKVSDQSDRMGYRLVGPSVSPLKTADIISEPVALGSIQVPNDGNPIILLNDKQTVGGYTKIATVTQLDLKKLAQLKPGETIRFEWISTEEAFKQLIEFENDFEQKLINVSEQPLFNLSNVRNTSKKLASLIKEDK, encoded by the coding sequence ATGAGTATTAAAATTTTACAACCTGGCTTATTTTCAACAATCCAAGACGAAGGACGTATAGGTTATCAAGATTTAGGATTTTCCGGAGCTGGTGCTTTAGACTTTTATAGTTTTAAAATGGCTCAAAAATTAATTGGTAATGATGGACCTGCGATTGAATACACTGTTATTGGCCCTAAAGTACAGTTTCTTAAAGAAAATACTTTTGCATTTATCGGTGGAACATCCAATGCAAAATTAAACGGTAATTCCATTGATTCACAAGTAGTATATAAAGTACAGACTAACGATGTATTAGAAATCGGTCAGGTTACTGAAGGTGCGAGAGGATATCTTGTGTTTGGTCATCCGTTAAAAATAGAAAGGATTGCAGAGAGTTATTCTACTCATACTAGAAGTGGACTTGGTGGTTTTGAAGGACGAGCGCTTAAAAAGCATGACATTATACCTACTCAAAGTAATGCATCTTATAATGAGAATTTAGGTAAAGCAACCTACTATATACCATTAGTAGAGGATAATACTATTCATGTTATTAAAGGTCCTCAATTTAGTTTATTTTCAGAGGAAGCAGTAGATACATTTATCAATTCTGAATTTAAGGTTTCAGATCAGTCGGATCGTATGGGTTACAGATTAGTTGGTCCATCCGTTTCACCTTTGAAAACGGCTGACATTATTTCTGAACCTGTAGCTTTAGGAAGCATCCAAGTTCCTAATGACGGAAACCCAATTATTCTTTTAAATGATAAACAAACTGTAGGTGGTTATACTAAAATTGCTACAGTTACTCAATTAGATTTAAAAAAATTAGCGCAACTTAAACCGGGAGAAACTATTCGATTTGAATGGATATCTACAGAAGAAGCGTTTAAACAATTAATAGAATTTGAAAATGATTTTGAACAAAAATTAATAAACGTGTCAGAACAACCATTATTTAATTTAAGCAATGTAAGAAACACTTCTAAGAAATTAGCATCACTAATTAAGGAGGACAAATAA
- a CDS encoding biotin/lipoyl-containing protein: MNLERIEEIINLVKSNDVKKFKYKDFENEIELDFTEGNSSQGLSQTANVQSNEMTQTNNETQDTNNQTQDSSDDKEIKSSMVGTFFLQDSKELTDPQIKVGDQVKEGDIIGYIEAMKVMNEITSDVSGEVTEIVVEHGTNVEYDQVLVKVK, translated from the coding sequence ATGAATCTTGAAAGAATAGAAGAAATTATAAATTTAGTAAAATCAAATGATGTAAAAAAGTTTAAATATAAAGACTTTGAGAATGAAATTGAACTTGATTTCACAGAGGGTAATTCATCACAAGGTTTATCTCAAACTGCAAATGTACAATCAAATGAAATGACACAAACTAATAATGAAACTCAAGATACTAACAACCAAACGCAAGATTCTAGTGATGACAAAGAAATTAAATCTTCTATGGTTGGTACGTTTTTCTTACAAGATAGTAAAGAATTAACGGATCCCCAAATTAAAGTTGGTGATCAAGTTAAAGAAGGAGATATCATTGGTTACATAGAAGCAATGAAGGTAATGAACGAAATCACTAGTGACGTGAGTGGTGAGGTTACTGAAATTGTTGTAGAACATGGTACTAATGTTGAATATGATCAAGTATTAGTCAAAGTGAAGTAA